One genomic segment of Brevibacillus laterosporus LMG 15441 includes these proteins:
- a CDS encoding NAD(+)/NADH kinase: protein MKSIGIIANKGKPKARVVARELLYLLEARGAKVYLEQDLAGVIGREDVAVPLYDFSKYVEILCVLGGDGTLLGIARQLAGHNLPVLGINLGTLGFLSEAEPDNLTDAVEKLLSGQYYTEERSMLTTELYRQGERLATYTAMNDIGITKGSFCRIIKCSVYSNGFYVGTFSGDGIIVSSPTGSTAYSLAAGGPIVAPNVAMLLLTPIASHSLTARPIVLASDQRLRIEVDAVHDKIGLSIDGQFGSRLEGGDEIFIEQSKHVTPLIKWTQGNFYELIRTKLQGEWE from the coding sequence GTGAAGTCCATTGGAATTATCGCGAACAAGGGCAAGCCTAAAGCCCGCGTGGTCGCCCGTGAGTTATTATACTTGTTGGAAGCGCGTGGGGCAAAAGTTTATTTGGAACAAGATTTAGCAGGAGTGATTGGTCGAGAAGATGTGGCAGTACCCCTTTATGACTTTTCAAAATATGTGGAGATTCTTTGCGTGCTTGGGGGAGATGGCACCTTACTCGGTATCGCTCGGCAGCTAGCTGGTCATAATTTACCAGTGCTCGGTATTAATCTTGGTACATTAGGCTTTTTGTCAGAGGCAGAGCCAGATAATCTAACCGATGCCGTAGAGAAGCTACTATCCGGGCAATACTATACAGAAGAACGAAGTATGCTCACCACTGAGTTGTACCGACAAGGTGAACGACTTGCCACTTATACAGCTATGAATGATATTGGGATCACCAAGGGATCATTCTGTCGGATCATTAAGTGTTCCGTTTATTCAAATGGGTTTTATGTAGGAACTTTTAGTGGAGATGGGATTATTGTCTCCAGCCCGACTGGCTCTACGGCCTATTCGTTAGCAGCGGGTGGTCCCATTGTAGCTCCAAATGTTGCCATGCTTTTGCTTACACCAATAGCTTCTCATTCTTTGACGGCGAGACCTATCGTACTAGCATCAGACCAGCGCCTTCGAATTGAGGTAGATGCTGTGCATGATAAGATTGGACTTTCGATCGATGGTCAATTTGGTTCTCGTTTAGAGGGCGGAGATGAGATTTTTATTGAGCAATCCAAGCATGTTACACCGCTGATCAAATGGACACAGGGCAATTTTTATGAATTAATTCGAACTAAATTACAAGGTGAATGGGAGTAA
- the ahrC gene encoding transcriptional regulator AhrC/ArgR, with translation MNKGQRHIKIKEIIMNNDIETQDELVEYLRSNGYSVTQATVSRDIKELHLIKIPMSDGRYKYSVPTDQKFNPLQKMKRVLLDSFVSIDFSENLIVLKTMPGNANSVAVLIDNLHWNEIMGCVCGDDTILIICRTKENAKEVSQRFLDML, from the coding sequence ATGAATAAAGGCCAACGACACATCAAAATCAAAGAGATCATCATGAATAATGATATAGAAACACAGGATGAGCTCGTAGAATACCTGCGTTCAAACGGGTACAGTGTAACACAGGCAACTGTTTCACGTGATATTAAAGAATTGCATTTGATAAAAATCCCGATGAGTGACGGCCGTTACAAATATTCTGTACCAACGGACCAAAAGTTTAATCCATTGCAAAAAATGAAGCGCGTGCTATTGGATTCCTTTGTGAGCATTGATTTTTCTGAAAATCTGATCGTACTAAAGACAATGCCAGGAAATGCTAATTCTGTTGCTGTTCTGATTGACAATTTACATTGGAATGAGATAATGGGTTGTGTTTGCGGTGATGATACGATTTTAATCATTTGTCGAACCAAAGAGAATGCAAAAGAAGTGTCCCAACGCTTCTTAGACATGCTATAA
- the recN gene encoding DNA repair protein RecN: MIHELTIRNFAIIKHTTISFGHGLNILTGETGAGKSIIIDALGQLLGDRSSAELIRYGEKRAEIEGLFECKPGHPAYAVCESFGIQVDPDGILVVRRDISSTGKSIIRVNGQLITLAMLRELGPWLVNVHGQHDHQALMQSDKHIRWLDAYGESRLAETKQEFSHLYQKYRKAVQDLSRMAKNERELMQRIDLLSYQLNEIEAAKLIPGEDEKLIQQRKKWANIEKIFAGVQDAYMSLYGDQRGQDWLGHAMGELERVQQYDEQLVPIVETIQSAYYQVEDTVQQLRHIKDRLDFDPAILAEVEGRLDQLSGLKRKYGKSVDEILEYAAGIQDELDEIQHYDDRLQQMEKTLREAEADVAIEALELSTLRRELAVELANLIEHELKELHMERARFAIEIKHIPDERGIEVEGNRVRVSSRGIDEIEFLIAPNPGEPLRPLTKIASGGELSRVMLAIKSILATTEQVGTLIFDEVDTGVSGRAAQAIAEKLARVAKHRQVLCITHLPQVASMADAHFYIQKQMDEQETSTTVVLMSSEERVNELARMLGGAEVTEKTKEHAKEMILLGEERKAVN; encoded by the coding sequence ATGATCCACGAACTAACCATCCGCAATTTTGCGATTATCAAACACACCACGATCTCTTTTGGGCATGGGCTTAATATCCTGACAGGAGAGACAGGGGCAGGTAAATCCATTATTATCGATGCGCTAGGGCAATTGCTCGGTGATCGCAGTTCAGCAGAGCTTATCCGTTACGGAGAAAAACGGGCAGAGATAGAAGGTCTGTTCGAATGTAAGCCAGGGCACCCCGCTTACGCCGTCTGTGAAAGCTTCGGCATTCAGGTTGACCCGGATGGTATCCTGGTTGTACGTCGGGATATTTCCTCTACGGGTAAAAGCATCATTCGCGTTAATGGCCAGCTAATTACGTTAGCCATGTTACGAGAATTAGGACCGTGGCTGGTAAACGTTCACGGTCAGCATGATCATCAGGCGCTTATGCAATCAGATAAGCATATTCGCTGGCTCGATGCTTATGGAGAATCTCGCTTGGCTGAAACAAAGCAGGAATTTAGTCATTTATATCAAAAATATCGCAAAGCCGTGCAGGATTTATCAAGAATGGCTAAAAACGAGCGCGAATTAATGCAGCGCATTGACCTATTAAGCTATCAGTTAAATGAAATTGAAGCGGCAAAATTAATCCCTGGTGAAGACGAGAAGCTCATACAGCAACGTAAGAAGTGGGCTAATATTGAAAAAATATTTGCTGGTGTACAGGATGCTTACATGTCCCTTTATGGAGATCAGAGGGGACAAGATTGGCTTGGGCACGCTATGGGAGAATTGGAGCGGGTACAACAATATGATGAACAGCTAGTTCCGATTGTAGAAACGATTCAAAGTGCCTATTATCAGGTAGAGGACACTGTTCAACAATTGCGTCATATAAAGGACCGTTTGGATTTTGATCCTGCTATCCTAGCTGAAGTAGAAGGCAGATTAGACCAATTATCTGGATTAAAGCGCAAGTATGGTAAGTCCGTAGATGAGATTTTGGAATATGCAGCAGGTATACAGGATGAACTAGATGAAATCCAGCATTATGATGATCGTTTGCAACAAATGGAAAAAACACTCCGTGAAGCCGAAGCTGATGTAGCTATTGAGGCGCTGGAATTAAGTACGCTCCGCCGTGAGTTAGCAGTAGAGCTTGCTAACTTAATTGAGCATGAGCTAAAAGAATTGCATATGGAACGAGCACGTTTTGCAATTGAGATTAAGCATATTCCAGACGAGCGAGGTATTGAGGTTGAGGGGAATCGAGTTAGGGTGAGTTCTCGCGGGATTGATGAGATAGAATTTTTGATTGCGCCGAACCCAGGTGAACCTCTGCGCCCCTTAACTAAGATTGCGTCTGGAGGGGAATTATCCCGTGTCATGCTCGCGATTAAAAGCATACTAGCTACTACCGAGCAGGTGGGTACTCTGATCTTTGACGAGGTAGATACGGGTGTAAGCGGTCGAGCTGCTCAAGCTATTGCGGAAAAATTGGCACGAGTAGCGAAACATCGTCAAGTGCTATGTATTACGCATTTACCGCAAGTAGCTTCTATGGCGGATGCCCATTTTTATATTCAAAAGCAGATGGATGAACAGGAGACCAGCACAACGGTTGTCCTCATGTCTTCGGAAGAGCGTGTGAACGAGCTTGCTCGTATGCTTGGCGGAGCTGAAGTTACAGAGAAAACAAAAGAACATGCTAAGGAAATGATTCTCCTTGGAGAAGAGCGGAAAGCTGTCAATTGA
- the spoIVB gene encoding SpoIVB peptidase produces the protein MIRNHKRKWIGSLLLLLTAFIVTSTPFHDVTSLPKELRLFEGSLSQLKLSVPVMGTLVNSNPEILQVNGIEAREVHVDFSQPLQVAPKKVGQARLQWRVGKLPIKEVKVNVLPDLKVIPGGQSIGVKLQTAGVLVVGHHLVDTGKEKVSPGEKSGIHVGDMIVKMNDLYINDMSEVKKIVNEAGAKNQSIQLMVVRGKEKIVLTLKPAQDKKDNQYRMGLYIRDSAAGVGTLTFYEPESKAYGALGHVISDVDTGQPIVVGDGQIVQASVTSIEKGQSGNPGEKFARFYNENEVLGNISKNTPFGIFGKMYDKPKRAKRNEPLPVALAEQVKEGPAKILTVVNGQEVEEFEIEIVNVVKQHFPATKGMIIKVNDKRLLEKTGGIVQGMSGSPIIQDGKVVGAVTHVFVNDPTSGYGCFIEWMLQDAGLTIKQQQSMGLKAS, from the coding sequence GTGATACGAAATCACAAAAGAAAATGGATTGGATCTCTGCTCTTACTCTTGACCGCGTTTATTGTTACTTCAACCCCCTTTCATGATGTAACCTCTTTACCCAAAGAACTACGGTTGTTTGAAGGTTCCCTTAGCCAATTAAAGCTTTCCGTACCTGTAATGGGAACACTAGTAAACAGTAACCCCGAAATTTTGCAAGTAAACGGAATAGAAGCCCGTGAAGTACACGTCGATTTTAGCCAACCATTGCAAGTGGCACCCAAAAAAGTAGGGCAGGCTCGTCTGCAATGGCGAGTTGGCAAGCTTCCCATTAAAGAAGTTAAGGTTAATGTGCTCCCCGATCTGAAAGTCATACCTGGCGGACAATCAATTGGTGTTAAGCTACAGACTGCTGGCGTTCTTGTAGTTGGCCATCATTTGGTTGATACAGGTAAAGAAAAAGTTTCACCTGGTGAAAAATCTGGCATTCATGTTGGAGATATGATTGTCAAAATGAATGATCTGTACATTAATGACATGAGTGAAGTCAAAAAGATTGTAAATGAAGCTGGTGCAAAGAACCAATCTATTCAACTCATGGTTGTACGTGGAAAAGAAAAGATCGTTTTGACACTTAAACCAGCACAAGACAAAAAAGATAATCAGTATCGCATGGGACTTTATATTCGTGATTCCGCAGCAGGTGTGGGTACGTTAACTTTTTATGAGCCAGAATCAAAGGCATATGGAGCTCTTGGTCACGTCATTTCAGATGTAGATACAGGACAGCCTATCGTTGTGGGAGATGGACAAATCGTACAGGCTAGTGTTACTTCCATTGAGAAAGGGCAGAGTGGTAATCCAGGTGAGAAATTCGCCCGCTTTTACAATGAAAATGAAGTGTTAGGCAACATTTCTAAAAACACCCCGTTTGGCATTTTCGGAAAAATGTATGACAAACCCAAAAGAGCAAAGCGAAATGAACCATTGCCGGTAGCATTAGCTGAGCAGGTAAAAGAAGGTCCAGCAAAAATTTTAACAGTCGTGAATGGACAAGAGGTAGAAGAGTTTGAGATTGAAATTGTCAATGTTGTAAAACAGCATTTTCCTGCAACTAAAGGGATGATCATTAAGGTTAATGACAAGCGATTATTAGAAAAAACAGGTGGAATTGTACAAGGTATGAGCGGCAGCCCTATTATTCAAGATGGGAAAGTGGTTGGAGCAGTTACGCATGTATTCGTCAATGATCCTACTTCCGGCTATGGTTGTTTTATTGAATGGATGCTTCAGGATGCGGGTTTGACGATAAAACAACAACAATCTATGGGTCTCAAGGCGAGCTAA
- the spo0A gene encoding sporulation transcription factor Spo0A, producing the protein MSKISVVLADDNREFVGLLEEYINTQSDMSVSGVAYNGNDVLKIVQERVPDIIILDIIMPHLDGLAVLEQIQAMRLTPQPKIIMLTAFGQEEITKRAVELGASYYILKPFDMDILAQRIRQMIGSKTSFIPVMKTSSMIQNKGRNLDANITSIIHEIGVPAHIKGYLYLREAITMVYNDVELLGSITKVLYPDIAKKFNTTASRVERAIRHAIEVAWSRGNLDSISSLFGYTVSNTKAKPTNSEFIAMVADKLRIEAKIS; encoded by the coding sequence TTGAGTAAGATAAGCGTAGTATTAGCTGATGACAATCGTGAGTTTGTAGGTCTTCTTGAAGAGTATATTAACACTCAGAGTGATATGAGCGTAAGCGGTGTCGCTTATAACGGAAATGATGTATTAAAGATCGTCCAAGAGCGCGTTCCAGATATTATCATTTTGGACATTATCATGCCTCATCTGGATGGCTTGGCTGTATTAGAGCAAATTCAAGCGATGCGACTAACACCTCAACCTAAAATCATCATGCTGACAGCATTTGGCCAAGAAGAGATTACAAAGCGCGCGGTAGAACTTGGGGCATCTTACTATATATTAAAGCCTTTTGACATGGACATTCTTGCACAGCGAATTCGTCAGATGATCGGTAGCAAGACCTCTTTTATCCCCGTAATGAAAACTTCTTCTATGATACAAAATAAAGGACGTAATTTAGATGCCAACATAACCAGCATTATCCATGAGATCGGAGTGCCTGCTCATATTAAAGGATATTTATATTTACGAGAAGCGATTACGATGGTCTATAACGATGTTGAACTATTGGGTTCTATCACAAAGGTACTATATCCGGATATTGCTAAAAAGTTTAATACAACAGCCAGTCGTGTAGAGCGTGCAATCCGTCATGCGATTGAGGTGGCTTGGTCAAGAGGTAATCTGGATTCCATTTCTAGCTTGTTTGGATATACGGTTTCTAATACAAAGGCAAAACCTACGAACAGCGAATTTATCGCGATGGTGGCGGATAAGCTGCGGATTGAGGCGAAGATTAGCTAA
- a CDS encoding HRDC domain-containing protein, whose product MSIFNKLFGQKRTIQSPTFVKDFSKDNPQLSALNELLNKVADGEKKDYIERDIKSLTYGLAGENNVYFELKNSFLPILCLHDVRVEYEGYVAQLDFVVISNKFICILETKKLSGNISIDQEGNFVRTIKLRYGKEIVEGIYSPVTQNARHIDIIKHVLSKELKISNIPILSLVVMANPKTIINKYSCPAEIENSIIKYDQIKATLEKYQNDKSNTYDLAEKDMYAISNLLVRLHTPKEMDFVAKYRFSKDDFQKRDETLLREELKSYRLQTSREENIKAYYIFNNNEMEDMIAKYPRTKEELLTVKGFGQVKVEKYGERILNIFNG is encoded by the coding sequence ATGTCTATATTCAATAAATTATTTGGTCAAAAAAGGACAATCCAAAGTCCGACATTTGTTAAGGATTTCTCAAAAGATAATCCTCAGCTTTCTGCCCTTAATGAGCTTTTAAACAAGGTTGCAGATGGAGAAAAGAAGGATTACATTGAGAGGGATATTAAGTCTCTTACATATGGACTTGCTGGCGAGAATAATGTCTACTTTGAACTAAAAAATTCATTCCTGCCAATTTTGTGTTTACACGATGTAAGGGTAGAGTATGAGGGTTATGTTGCTCAGCTTGATTTCGTTGTCATTTCTAATAAGTTTATCTGTATTTTAGAAACGAAGAAATTAAGTGGAAATATCTCGATTGACCAAGAAGGTAACTTTGTAAGAACCATAAAACTTAGATATGGAAAAGAAATTGTAGAGGGAATTTATAGTCCTGTAACTCAAAATGCAAGGCATATCGATATTATAAAACATGTCTTGTCAAAAGAATTGAAAATCAGCAATATACCAATTTTATCTCTTGTAGTCATGGCTAATCCCAAAACCATTATTAATAAATATAGTTGCCCTGCTGAGATAGAAAACTCAATTATCAAATACGATCAAATTAAAGCAACGCTGGAAAAATACCAGAATGATAAATCAAATACATATGACTTAGCTGAGAAGGATATGTATGCAATTTCAAATTTGCTAGTCAGGCTACATACACCAAAGGAGATGGATTTCGTTGCAAAATATCGGTTTTCGAAAGATGATTTTCAAAAGAGGGATGAAACTTTACTTCGTGAAGAACTAAAATCGTACAGGCTTCAAACTTCAAGAGAAGAGAACATCAAGGCTTACTACATCTTCAATAATAATGAGATGGAAGATATGATAGCGAAATATCCGAGAACCAAAGAAGAGCTACTTACTGTTAAAGGCTTTGGACAAGTTAAAGTTGAAAAATACGGCGAGCGAATATTGAATATTTTTAATGGCTAA
- a CDS encoding bifunctional cytochrome P450/NADPH--P450 reductase, with translation MITISHLQNIPQPKTFGPLGNLPLINPEMPIQSIMKLAHELGPIFRLEYPGGRVSIYISNHKLVAEACDESRFDKNVWPPLQKVRTFAGDGLFTSSTDEPNWQKAHNILLPSFSQRAMQGYHSMMVDIAVQLIQKWARLNPDESIDVPEDMTRLTLDTIGLCGFNYRFNSFYREQPHPFITSMVRALDEAMSQLQRLEIKDKLMVITKRQFKHDIQAMFTLVDKIIAERKEHEDHDANDLLSHMLKGKDPQTGEGLDDENIRYQIITFLIAGHETTSGLLSFALYFLLKNPDKLQKAYEEVDRVLTGSTPTYTEVRNLTYISMILNESLRLWPTAPAFSLYAKEDTLLDGKYPLKKGESVNVLIPTLHRDTSVWGDDVEEFRPERFEDPSQIPYDAYKPFGNGQRACIGQQFALQEATLVLGMILKYFDIIDHNHYQLKIKETLTLKPEGFSMRVRLRTNELSFQITGKEKEREKTQAQPTASTIVDAHNTPLLVLYGSNLGTAEGIARELAEDARFQGFKSEVAPLNDYLGKLPKEGAVFIITSSYNGKPPSNAKDFVQWLKEAEPEEFTGVNYTVFGCGDHNWASTYQQVPHLIDKQLEAKGATRLMKQGEGDASGDFEKQLEDWRHQLWPGVMNALGLKINENRERERSTLSVQYVNGIAGVPLAESYDALRSYVTENRELQGETSERSTRHIEIAIPAGVHYHEGDHLGVLPKNCPQLVERIVHRFGLNGNDYLILSGSGRSAAHLPLDRPVSVYDLLSHSVELQEAATRAQLRELAAYTTCPPHKRELEALLEEDTYKTNIMNIRISMFNLMEQYPACELPFERFLELLPPLKARYYSISSSPHLLPDRTSITVSVVRGPAWSGHGEYRGVASNYLADLKPNDPVVIFVRTPESHFTLPTNTETPLIMIGPGTGVAPFRGFLQARKHYQQQGKQLGEAHLYFGARHPQQDYLYQEEFAQYEKEGIVTIHTAFSRVEGQPKTYVQHLMKQNEQELIRLLDQGARLYVCGDGSRMAPDVEATLISSYQTIHSVSKEKAQAWLDKLQRDEQYVKDVWTGA, from the coding sequence TTGATTACGATTTCTCACTTACAAAACATTCCGCAACCAAAAACCTTTGGTCCCCTTGGAAATTTACCTTTAATCAATCCAGAGATGCCAATTCAATCCATCATGAAGCTAGCCCATGAACTTGGTCCTATCTTCCGGCTGGAATACCCTGGAGGCCGTGTTAGCATCTATATTTCCAATCATAAGTTGGTAGCAGAGGCTTGTGATGAATCCCGTTTTGATAAGAATGTATGGCCTCCCTTGCAAAAAGTAAGAACATTTGCAGGCGATGGTCTTTTTACTAGCTCAACGGATGAGCCCAATTGGCAAAAAGCTCATAATATCCTGCTCCCAAGCTTTAGCCAAAGAGCCATGCAAGGGTACCATTCCATGATGGTAGACATTGCTGTACAGCTTATCCAGAAATGGGCGCGCCTTAACCCGGATGAAAGCATTGACGTACCTGAGGATATGACAAGGCTTACTTTGGATACCATTGGGTTGTGCGGCTTTAATTATCGGTTTAATAGCTTTTATCGAGAACAACCGCATCCCTTCATTACCAGCATGGTTCGTGCGCTGGATGAAGCAATGAGCCAGCTACAGCGCCTAGAAATTAAAGATAAATTGATGGTTATTACAAAACGTCAATTTAAACATGATATACAAGCCATGTTTACCCTTGTGGATAAAATAATAGCAGAACGTAAAGAGCACGAGGATCATGATGCAAACGATTTACTTTCCCATATGCTAAAGGGAAAAGACCCCCAAACGGGCGAAGGCTTGGATGACGAAAATATTCGCTATCAGATTATTACTTTCTTAATTGCTGGTCATGAAACCACAAGCGGTCTCTTATCCTTTGCTTTATACTTTCTATTAAAGAACCCGGATAAGCTTCAAAAAGCATATGAAGAGGTAGACCGTGTCTTAACTGGTTCTACTCCAACTTATACTGAAGTGCGAAATCTTACGTACATATCGATGATTTTGAATGAGTCTCTTCGTCTGTGGCCAACAGCTCCTGCCTTCTCTCTTTACGCGAAGGAAGACACACTGCTGGATGGAAAATATCCTTTGAAAAAAGGCGAAAGTGTCAATGTACTCATTCCTACTCTTCATCGGGATACAAGCGTCTGGGGAGATGACGTCGAGGAGTTTCGCCCTGAGCGCTTTGAAGACCCAAGTCAAATCCCCTATGATGCGTATAAACCATTTGGAAACGGGCAGCGAGCCTGCATAGGACAGCAATTCGCGCTTCAAGAGGCGACCTTAGTACTTGGTATGATTTTAAAGTACTTTGACATCATTGACCATAATCATTATCAGCTAAAAATTAAAGAAACACTAACTTTAAAACCTGAAGGCTTTTCCATGCGTGTCCGTTTACGCACGAATGAACTCTCCTTTCAAATTACCGGAAAAGAGAAGGAACGCGAAAAAACACAAGCGCAGCCAACAGCCTCTACCATCGTTGACGCACATAATACGCCCTTGCTAGTGCTATATGGTTCCAATCTTGGCACTGCAGAGGGGATTGCAAGAGAACTTGCAGAGGATGCACGTTTCCAAGGATTCAAGAGCGAGGTTGCTCCTTTAAATGATTATTTAGGTAAGCTACCCAAAGAAGGAGCCGTATTTATTATTACCTCCTCTTATAACGGAAAACCACCGAGTAATGCCAAAGACTTTGTACAATGGCTAAAAGAAGCAGAGCCTGAAGAATTTACAGGGGTCAACTATACTGTATTCGGATGTGGTGACCATAATTGGGCCAGCACATACCAGCAGGTTCCTCACCTGATTGATAAGCAGCTCGAAGCAAAAGGTGCGACACGGCTAATGAAGCAGGGAGAGGGTGACGCTAGCGGAGATTTTGAGAAACAACTTGAGGATTGGCGTCATCAATTGTGGCCTGGTGTCATGAACGCTTTAGGGCTCAAGATCAACGAAAATCGGGAGCGAGAGCGCAGCACGCTTTCTGTCCAATATGTTAATGGAATTGCGGGAGTTCCACTCGCTGAGTCCTATGATGCTCTTCGTTCGTACGTTACAGAGAATAGAGAGCTTCAGGGAGAAACTAGCGAACGTAGCACTCGTCATATCGAGATAGCTATTCCAGCAGGAGTCCATTACCACGAGGGGGATCATTTAGGTGTTCTGCCCAAAAACTGTCCTCAGCTAGTGGAACGTATTGTACATCGGTTTGGTTTGAATGGTAACGATTATCTAATTCTTAGTGGCAGTGGACGCAGTGCAGCGCATCTTCCGCTGGATCGTCCGGTAAGTGTATATGATCTGCTAAGTCATAGCGTAGAATTACAGGAAGCAGCAACCCGTGCTCAACTACGTGAACTTGCTGCTTATACAACCTGCCCACCTCATAAACGGGAATTGGAAGCCTTACTTGAAGAGGATACCTACAAAACCAATATAATGAATATACGCATATCTATGTTTAATCTTATGGAACAGTATCCTGCCTGTGAATTACCTTTCGAACGCTTTTTAGAGCTTCTTCCACCTTTAAAAGCTCGTTACTATTCCATTTCCAGCTCCCCTCATCTCTTGCCAGATCGTACTAGCATAACGGTGAGCGTAGTCCGCGGCCCAGCCTGGAGTGGACATGGGGAGTATCGAGGTGTTGCGTCAAATTATCTAGCCGATCTAAAGCCAAATGATCCTGTTGTTATATTTGTACGCACACCAGAATCTCACTTCACGCTACCTACAAATACAGAAACACCTCTTATCATGATCGGACCAGGTACCGGGGTTGCACCATTCCGGGGATTTCTTCAGGCACGAAAGCACTATCAGCAACAAGGAAAACAGCTTGGTGAAGCCCATCTTTACTTTGGTGCCCGCCATCCGCAACAGGATTACTTGTATCAAGAAGAGTTTGCGCAATATGAAAAAGAAGGTATCGTGACCATTCATACCGCTTTTTCACGAGTAGAGGGCCAGCCGAAAACCTATGTTCAGCATCTCATGAAACAAAATGAACAAGAGTTGATTCGTCTTCTAGATCAGGGAGCTCGACTTTATGTATGTGGGGATGGGAGTCGAATGGCTCCTGATGTAGAAGCCACACTGATTTCATCCTATCAAACAATTCATTCTGTAAGCAAAGAAAAAGCCCAGGCTTGGCTCGATAAGCTTCAACGGGATGAACAATATGTAAAGGATGTTTGGACAGGCGCATGA
- a CDS encoding P1 family peptidase — translation MTATIGSIVDIKGIKVGHQQDEEALTGCTVLLMEEGAVCGVDVRGSAPGTRETDLLSPINKVDQVHAICLSGGSAFGLDVASGVMRYLEEQGIGLDVKVAKVPIVPAAVLFDLAIGDASIRPTMAMGYEAAKQASEQVFAEGNIGAGCGATVGKMAGFERAMKGGLGTASRELSNGLVIGAIVAVNAVGEVRCPVTGARLAGVRGENEELLDIYDCMEKASFQFIPTGANTTIGVVACNASLTKSEANKVAQMAHDGLARTIYPIHTMHDGDTIFAIGTGEVQASVDVIGALAAEVLAEAVVRAIKAAEPAGTIPSYRSRQVEKAKMIF, via the coding sequence ATGACTGCTACAATAGGTTCAATTGTCGATATAAAAGGGATCAAGGTAGGTCATCAACAAGATGAGGAAGCACTGACAGGCTGTACCGTACTTCTAATGGAGGAAGGTGCAGTATGCGGAGTCGACGTTCGTGGCTCAGCTCCAGGTACCCGTGAGACTGATTTGCTTTCCCCGATCAATAAAGTAGATCAAGTCCATGCGATATGCTTGTCTGGGGGAAGCGCGTTTGGCTTGGATGTAGCTAGTGGGGTAATGCGTTATTTAGAGGAGCAGGGAATTGGACTTGATGTGAAAGTTGCAAAAGTGCCGATTGTACCAGCAGCAGTATTATTTGATCTTGCTATCGGGGATGCTTCGATCCGACCTACCATGGCCATGGGCTATGAAGCGGCAAAGCAGGCGAGTGAACAGGTGTTTGCTGAGGGAAATATTGGAGCGGGCTGTGGAGCTACTGTTGGAAAAATGGCCGGTTTTGAACGCGCGATGAAAGGGGGGCTAGGTACGGCGTCCCGTGAGCTGAGTAACGGGCTAGTAATTGGAGCAATTGTTGCTGTGAATGCAGTTGGAGAGGTACGGTGTCCTGTAACTGGAGCAAGACTTGCAGGTGTGCGCGGGGAAAACGAGGAGTTACTAGATATCTATGATTGTATGGAAAAAGCTAGCTTTCAGTTCATTCCAACTGGAGCGAATACCACGATTGGCGTAGTAGCTTGTAATGCTTCCTTAACCAAATCAGAAGCGAATAAGGTTGCTCAAATGGCACATGATGGACTAGCACGCACAATTTATCCCATTCACACCATGCATGACGGGGATACGATATTTGCGATTGGAACAGGAGAAGTACAGGCTTCTGTGGATGTAATCGGTGCATTAGCAGCAGAAGTACTGGCAGAAGCTGTTGTAAGAGCTATCAAGGCAGCGGAGCCAGCAGGTACGATTCCATCTTACCGGAGTCGACAAGTTGAGAAAGCAAAAATGATATTTTGA